The following proteins are co-located in the Siansivirga zeaxanthinifaciens CC-SAMT-1 genome:
- a CDS encoding Smr/MutS family protein, which translates to MSFNIGDAVLVLDEDMAGVVIKIKNDVITIETEDGFLLDFNAHELLKIKSKKALKSELSSISNINEVIKEKEKNTKPKSQPRVKAKERFEPTMEVDLHINQLVKSPKGMSNHDMLTLQLDTARRQLDYAISKRIQKIVFIHGVGEGVLKVELEYLFGRYNNVKFYDANYQKYGLGATEVYIYQNVPSH; encoded by the coding sequence ATGAGTTTTAATATTGGTGATGCTGTATTAGTTTTAGATGAAGATATGGCTGGTGTAGTAATAAAAATAAAAAATGATGTTATTACAATTGAAACAGAAGATGGTTTTTTGTTAGATTTTAATGCTCACGAACTGCTTAAGATAAAATCTAAAAAAGCTTTAAAATCGGAGTTGTCGTCTATTTCTAATATTAATGAAGTTATAAAAGAAAAAGAGAAAAACACCAAACCCAAATCACAGCCAAGGGTAAAAGCAAAAGAGCGTTTTGAACCCACAATGGAAGTCGATTTACACATAAATCAATTAGTGAAATCTCCCAAAGGAATGAGTAATCACGATATGTTGACTTTACAGCTAGATACAGCCAGACGCCAACTCGATTATGCCATTTCTAAACGTATTCAAAAAATAGTGTTTATTCATGGAGTAGGCGAAGGGGTTTTAAAAGTTGAATTAGAATATTTATTTGGTCGCTACAACAATGTTAAATTTTACGACGCCAATTACCAAAAATATGGTTTAGGAGCTACCGAAGTTTATATCTACCAAAATGTGCCGAGCCATTAA
- a CDS encoding cysteine desulfurase family protein has product MQSVYFDNSATTPLREEVVNTMMDVLKQHYGNASSSHSFGRTSKVLLEKSRNAVAKSLNVSAGEIIFTSGGTESNNLILKSAIQDIKINHIISSKIEHHAVLTTVEALQAQYGIKVSFVNLDAHGDVDYNHLEFLLNENSDLKTLVSLMHVNNEIGNILDLKKVSSLCANYQALFHTDAVQSVGHYKIDLQDVKIDFLSASAHKFHGPKGVGFAFIRKNSGLKPLILGGEQERGLRAGTESLHNIVALETALSKAEATLEQESTYIKDLKAYFINEIKKQIPDATFNGQSGNLNTSAYTILNVCLPLKMPGDMLLFQLDLKGIACSRGSACQSGSNKPSHVLAEILSIEALQKPSIRFSFSIFNTHAEADYVVNVLKEFVLNKK; this is encoded by the coding sequence ATGCAAAGCGTATATTTCGATAATTCTGCAACAACCCCTTTACGAGAAGAGGTTGTAAATACCATGATGGATGTTTTAAAACAGCATTATGGAAATGCATCATCTTCACATAGTTTTGGAAGAACTTCTAAAGTTTTGCTTGAAAAATCAAGAAACGCTGTTGCGAAAAGTTTGAACGTTTCGGCGGGTGAAATTATATTTACTTCGGGTGGTACAGAATCGAATAATTTAATTCTGAAAAGTGCCATACAAGACATCAAAATCAATCATATTATTAGTTCTAAAATAGAACATCATGCTGTTTTAACTACCGTTGAAGCTCTGCAAGCCCAATACGGCATTAAAGTAAGTTTTGTTAATTTAGATGCTCATGGCGATGTTGATTATAATCATTTAGAGTTTTTATTAAATGAAAATTCCGATTTAAAAACATTGGTTAGTTTGATGCATGTTAATAATGAAATTGGAAATATTTTAGATTTAAAAAAAGTGTCTAGTTTATGTGCTAACTATCAGGCTTTGTTTCATACCGATGCCGTTCAATCTGTAGGACATTATAAAATAGATTTACAGGATGTAAAAATTGATTTTTTGTCGGCCTCGGCTCATAAATTTCACGGACCCAAAGGGGTTGGTTTTGCTTTTATTAGAAAAAATTCGGGTTTAAAACCATTAATTTTAGGAGGAGAGCAGGAGCGAGGCTTAAGAGCTGGAACAGAAAGTTTACATAATATTGTTGCATTAGAAACCGCATTATCAAAAGCAGAAGCGACGTTAGAACAAGAGTCTACTTATATAAAAGACTTGAAAGCTTATTTTATTAACGAAATAAAAAAACAAATTCCCGATGCAACTTTCAACGGTCAATCAGGAAATTTAAATACAAGTGCTTACACCATATTAAATGTTTGCTTACCTCTAAAAATGCCAGGCGATATGCTTTTGTTTCAATTAGATTTAAAAGGTATTGCATGTTCTCGAGGGAGTGCCTGCCAAAGCGGTAGCAACAAGCCATCTCATGTGTTAGCTGAAATTTTAAGTATAGAAGCGCTCCAAAAACCTTCAATAAGATTCTCTTTTAGTATTTTCAATACACATGCAGAGGCCGATTATGTTGTAAACGTATTGAAAGAATTTGTGTTAAATAAAAAATAG